The Schistocerca cancellata isolate TAMUIC-IGC-003103 chromosome 4, iqSchCanc2.1, whole genome shotgun sequence genome contains a region encoding:
- the LOC126183315 gene encoding uncharacterized transmembrane protein DDB_G0289901, giving the protein MARLGWGSAASKGLGWGSAASKGLGWGSAASKGLGWGSAASKGLGWGSAASKGLGWGSAASKGLGWGSAASKGLGWGSAASKGLGWGSAASKGLGWGSAASKGLGWGSAASKGLGWGSAASKGLGWGSAASKGLGWGSAASKGLGWGSAASKGLGWGSAASKGLGWGSAASKGLGWGSAASKGLGWGSAASKGLGWGSAASKGLGWGSAASKGLGWGSAASKGLGWGSAASKGLGWGSAASKGLGWGSAASKGLGWGSAASKGLGWGSAASKGLGWGSAASKGLGWGSAASKGLGWGSAASKGLGWGSAASKGLGWGSAASKGLGWGSAASKGLGWGSAASKGLGWGSAASKGLGWGSAASKGLGWGSAASKGLGWGSAASKGLGWGSAASKGLGWGSAASKGLGWGSAASKGLGWGSAASKGLGWGSAASKGLGWGSAASKGLGWGSAASKGLGWGSAASKGLGWGSAASKGLGWGSAASKGLGWGSAASKGLGWGSAASKGLGWGSAASKGLGWGSAASKGLGWGSAASKGLGWGSAASKGLGWGSAASKGLGWGSAASKGLGWGSAASKGLGWGSAASKGLGWGSAASKGLGWGSAASKGLGWGSAASKGLGWGSAASKGLGWGSAASKGLGWGSAASKGLGWGSAASKGLGWGSAASKGLGWGSAASKGLGWGSAASKGHSLLSVAHRDITQFFKVLILSHSDYKCVAYGSAAPPVLSSLDPVHHPGVCSQGSYRRP; this is encoded by the exons atggcca ggctggggtgggggtcggcggcgagcaaagggctggggtgggggtcggcggcgagcaaagggctggggtgggggtcggcggcgagcaaagggctggggtgggggtcggcggcgagcaaagggctggggtgggggtcggcggcgagcaaagggctggggtgggggtcggcggcgagcaaagggctggggtgggggtcggcggcgagcaaagggctggggtgggggtcggcggcgagcaaagggctggggtgggggtcggcggcgagcaaagggctggggtgggggtcggcggcgagcaaagggctggggtgggggtcggcggcgagcaaagggctggggtgggggtcggcggcgagcaaagggctggggtgggggtcggcggcgagcaaagggctggggtgggggtcggcggcgagcaaagggctggggtgggggtcggcggcgagcaaagggctggggtgggggtcggcggcgagcaaagggctggggtgggggtcggcggcgagcaaagggctggggtgggggtcggcggcgagcaaagggctggggtgggggtcggcggcgagcaaagggctggggtgggggtcggcggcgagcaaagggctggggtgggggtcggcggcgagcaaagggctggggtgggggtcggcggcgagcaaagggctggggtgggggtcggcggcgagcaaagggctggggtgggggtcggcggcgagcaaagggctggggtgggggtcggcggcgagcaaagggctggggtgggggtcggcggcgagcaaagggctggggtgggggtcggcggcgagcaaagggctggggtgggggtcggcggcgagcaaagggctggggtgggggtcggcggcgagcaaagggctggggtgggggtcggcggcgagcaaagggctggggtgggggtcggcggcgagcaaagggctggggtgggggtcggcggcgagcaaagggctggggtgggggtcggcggcgagcaaagggctggggtgggggtcggcggcgagcaaagggctggggtgggggtcggcggcgagcaaagggctggggtgggggtcggcggcgagcaaagggctggggtgggggtcggcggcgagcaaagggctggggtgggggtcggcggcgagcaaagggctggggtgggggtcggcggcgagcaaagggctggggtgggggtcggcggcgagcaaagggctggggtgggggtcggcggcgagcaaagggctggggtgggggtcggcggcgagcaaagggctggggtgggggtcggcggcgagcaaagggctggggtgggggtcggcggcgagcaaagggctggggtgggggtcggcggcgagcaaagggctggggtgggggtcggcggcgagcaaagggctggggtgggggtcggcggcgagcaaagggctggggtgggggtcggcggcgagcaaagggctggggtgggggtcggcggcgagcaaagggctggggtgggggtcggcggcgagcaaagggctggggtgggggtcggcggcgagcaaagggctggggtgggggtcggcggcgagcaaagggctggggtgggggtcggcggcaagcaaagggctggggtgggggtcggcggcgagcaaagggctggggtgggggtcggcggcgagcaaagggctggggtgggggtcggcggcgagcaaagggctggggtgggggtcggcggcgagcaaagggctggggtgggggtcggcggcgagcaaagggctggggtgggggtcggcggcgagcaaagggctggggtgggggtcggcggcgagcaaagggctggggtgggggtcggcggcgagcaaagggctggggtgggggtcggcggcgagcaaagggctggggtgggggtcggcggcgagcaaagggctggggtgggggtcggcggcgagcaaagggctggggtgggggtcggcggcgagcaaagggctggggtgggggtcggcggcgagcaaagggctggggtgggggtcggcggcgagcaaagggctggggtgggggtcggcggcgagcaaagg